Below is a genomic region from Candidatus Saccharimonadales bacterium.
GTATCTTCCTGTTTGCTGGCATCGTGGCCTCGCGCTATCTTGCCTTCTTCGAATCGATCCACAGTATCGGTCGCAAGACATGGGGCGAGCTCTTCTTTGCTATGAGCTTTGGTGTTGTCGCCCTGATGACCGGTGATGCATTGGTCTACGCTGCGGCTATCCTGCTGATGGGCGTGGCAGACGGGCTGGCCGGTATTATCGGCTCGGTCTATGGCAAAGATCAGACATACAAGGTCTTTAGCGGTACGAAAAGTGTTATTGGGACAACTACTTTCTGGGTACTGTCACTTATTATCGTAGCGTTCTGTATCGTCCTCAACGGCCAGCATGCCAGCTGGACAATCTTACTCTGGTTCCCATTTGCGGCCGCTCTGCTTGAAAACATCAGCATATCAGGGGCCGATAACCTGATTATTCCGATCTTCACGGCGATCATTCTTGGCGAGATAACTTCGATCCCCGCGAGCTATGGCGATCTGATCGGTAGCCTGCTCGTCATCGCGTTGGCGGCTGTTATTATTGCTCAGCTAACCCCGTCAAAGCGGTTTAACTATCAGCGCCGATTTCTGGCCTACGTCAACTTGCCTGTCAGACATATTCTCGCCCGACGTCGCTAGTTGATATATTTCTCCGGGACGTAATCAACGGCCTTAAGAGAGAGGAACGGGCCCTGCTGTTTCAGGAGTTCCGTCCCTTTGACAATATGGTAATCGATGCCCGGTATTCGCTTGAGCTTCTGGAGTTCATCGAGGCTACTTAACCAGCGATACTCATAGCCTTCGAGGCAGTGGACATCTTCGCTAGTCGCGTATACTGCGAAGTGAAGCCCGAGTGAACCTTCGTAGTAGTACGAGTCGATCAGGAGGAACTTGTCTTCTAGTTCGAGGCTGGTCTCTTCAAACACCTCACGCTTCAGGGCCCCAGCGATGGTCTCGTCAGGGTCAACTTTTCCGCCAGGAAAGCCCCAATGGCCTCCGAACTTCTTGGCCCCATCCCATCGTCTGATAACAAGAAATTTGTCGCCTCTATAGATAGTGCAGGTCACGACCGGGATGGGATGATTCATATGACCAGCCTACCATATCGCCTAGTGAGTGGGTATTTGATAAGCTGATGCGTATGACAGATAATACTCAATCTTCCAAACAGAAAGTACGCGTCGGCATCTTTTTTGGTGGCCAGTCGGCTGAGCATGAAGTCTCTCTTCAATCAGCCAAGAATGTCGTTGAAGCTCTTGACAAGGCCAAATTTGAACCAGTTCTGATCGGCATCGACAAACAAGGCCAGTGGCATCTTCAAGATTCATTCAAGCTCCTCGAGGAGGGGCGCACATTCGACCGCACCGCCCTCGAAACTAAGGGTTCTGATGGCGTTGTGACATTTCTGCCCGGTAGCCAGACAAGAGAGCTGGTTGACAGTGGCTCTGGTCGTCACGACAAACCTATCGATGTTGCCTTCCCGGTGCTTCACGGACCACGTGGCGAAGACGGGACGATTCAGGGCTTCTTTGAACTGGCTAATGTCCCCTACGTAGGGTCAGGTGTCCTCGGCTCGGCTGTCGGCATGGATAAGGATGTCATGAAGCGGCTGCTTCGTGATGCCAGCGTTCCCATTACTGACTTTGTGGCTCTCCATGATGTTGATCGCCATGAGATCGATCTAGATGGACTGATTGACAGATTCGGCCTGCCAATGTTCGTTAAACCTGCCAACATGGGTTCGTCGATTGGTGTTAGCAGGGCCACCGATAAAGCGACCCTCCAGAAAGCAATCGATGACGCGTTTCAGTTTGATCAGAAGATCCTTATTGAGAAAACTATCGAGGGTGACGAGATAGAGTGTTCGGTTCTCGGAAATGAGAAGCCGAGAGCTTCGACTGTCGGTCGGGTCATCCCGAAAGATAACTTTTATAGCTACGACGCCAAGTATCTCGATGACGAAGCAGCCAAACTGGAAATCCCGGCGAAGATACCCGAAGCAGTTGTCAAGAAAGCTCAGAAGACGGCTGTCGAAGCCTTCAAAGTCCTCGGCTGCGAAGGCATGGCTCGGGTCGACATGTTTGCCACCAAGGATGGCCAGATTCTGGTCAATGAGGTTAATACCATCCCCGGCTTTACGATGATCAGTATGTATCCAAAGCTATGGGAGGCTAGTGGCCTCTCTTACTCTGATCTAATAACCGAACTCATCAACTTAGCCATAGAACGCTTCAAGAAGCGTAACTCGCTGAAGAAGAGCCTGCATTAGTCAGCTTTTTACTGGTTTTAGTGATCTCAGAGAGTAGATCATAAAGAGCCCGAAGCCGATCTGGAAGAGAATCTGACTCTGTATCAGAAAGCCGTGAGCGGGGCGGACATAGATAGCTGCCGCGACACCTGAAGCGAAGACAAACAGAAGTAAACCAAAGGCCTGTGGCGTACGCAGCTGTCTGAGAGTCAGCCAGGCTATCAAGACGAGTTGCAGGCTAAAGAGGATTGAACCCAAGATTGTGTGCGCCCAATCGAACAGTGAACTGAAAGTATACGGTGTAGCTATGATACCGAGAGTCAGGAGGAGGAAGATGATGAAGGTGGCTCTCAGGATCTTCGGGGCACAGACCGATCTCTGGGAAACGGCTATAAGACTAAGGACAGAGCTGCCGAGCAGGGCCACGGCGTACGGCGCGAATGTTGAAGCGTAGATCCCGAAATAGCTGATACCACTATTAGCGGCGAGACTACGGGGCCGTACGGCGATACAGATTGCCAGCCCGATGTAGAAGCAGAGTTGAGCAAGGATAAAGTAAAAGACCGATCGATTTCGGTGCATACGGCTATTATATAACCTTTCGTCAGAACTGCTGCGGGTCAGGTACGTCGGTGCCAATCTGGTCGGCGACCCGTAGAAGTTCACGGAAGGTGTGAATACCGTGGGAGGCTTGCTCGATCAGGAGTGGATCGGCGTGGGCGTTGAGGCAACCGTTCGAAAGGATCTCAGCTAGTCTGCGGTAGTATGGGATGTCGTGCTCTAGAGTCAGAACCCTCAAGGACCTTTCGGGCAGAGAGTCCAAGGCCTCCCCTCCCCAGATACGGTAGATGAGATCCCTAATGGCGGTTTGAATTGTAGCGACAACGATCTCTCGTCGTGCATACTGGACGGTCAGCATATTGTGGGCACGAGGGCTCTTCAGTTCCTCGGCAGTCCAGTCGAGCGCGTCCTCAGCGCTCATCTGGCGGCGGAGCGTCCTCCGGTGTATCAGCTGAACTAGTTTAGTCCTAATCTGATCTTGATGCAGAGGCCACAGTTGGAAGGCGATGGCGCGGGCATAGAGATCGGGCGTGTACATGCTGCGGATGATCTGATCGGAGAGATCTTGACGCTCAAACACCTCCCTTATGCTCACTCCACGGCAGCGAGCCACGACGGTAGCTACGCAGTACGTGCTGATAAAATCGGCCACGTCTAGCTCGTCGATATCGACCGTACCGCGTCCGATCTCAATGTCGGCGAGCGCAGCGGCACTGTCGTCAATGCGGTCGATATAGCGGTCGCCGACGTCATAGCCAGCTTGGTGAACCTGCGCTTCCATCGTTTCGGGGGTCTGGGTAGTACATATCTGAGCCAGTATGACTTGAGCCTCACTTGCCTGACCTAGTGCCGATGGTAAGAAGCTGGTGACCTGTTCGGGAGTTGGGCGCGGGTCTATCTCCCAGAACGAGTCCTGTATCACTCCCATCGTTAAACGTTGTTCAGCTCGGTGAATCTCTTTCCAGACATCGAACGATCGGTACGCTGCCAGGGTGGCCAACTGCAATAACTCATCCCCGCTCGAGGGGATCATAAAAGGGTTCTCATGGCCACCCAGTCTCTCGCCTGGACCATCAGTGCTCATTTATATATTAAAACATGTTTCGGCAAGTCTCTCCTCGAAGACAACAAAAAAGCCTCTTTATTAGAGGCCTCTTTGATTCCCTGGTTATCTCTCAGGCAACGGGGGTGATATTGACGAGCGTCCAGGTAGTCTCTTCACCGTTGCAGCGCAGGCGATAGTTGGACTGGCCGTCGGTCATCTCGAAGATTCGGATGATGTCCTTGCCTCGTCGGATTAGGTACTGCAGCCCTTCACGGAACGTGTAGGTGTTGCCGTCGTATTCGATGCACTTTGGGAAGGTCTTAAGTTCCTTTTTGTTTTGAAAGTAAACTGCGGTGACGTTAACTTCTTGATTGATGGCGATCTGCTCTTTCATATTCAGTTTCTCCTACAACTTATCTGATGTATAAGTGCCAAATGAAACTAGTCCGATTTGACGCTTGGGACGAACGGATTTGTGGTGTAGGTGCTACCTGGATAAAGACCTGCTGCCCGTTCGACAAGCTATCTCGTAACCAGTTAACAGTTGATTGAATATGGAGACTACAGGGACGCTTAACAACTCGTGTCAGTGAGTATGTAACCTCTAGAACTTGAGATTGTTGGCCTGTATGTAGAAAGGTGACTCCACCAGTACACACATGACTGTATTTACTATATACCCGCCGGCCAGTCGTGTATATGTGAAGCTCATCATATTATTGTAATTTTGACTATACTATCTGTGTATAAGTCGGCTTGCAAGGTGTTTATCAGGCCCGATCTACCCTCAAAAATTGTCTACTCTTCAGCTTGGAAGCCGTTGTTACTTATACATTCGTCCGGCTACCACGGACGCTGCTGTTGTTGTGGCTGTGCCTGCTGTGGATTGGTGCTTGGAGGGGTCTGTGGGCTCGGGTTTTGTTGTTGGTTGTTTAGGGCGGTCGAGATATCTGTCTGGGCGGTGTTAACAAAGGTGTCTTTGTCTCGGATGATGGCTTGGGGTGGTAGCTGTTGTGAGCGGGTTGTTAATCCGTCGATGCGCTTAACGGCAGTGCCAATGGCCAAGAACTCTAAGAGGTTGGTACCGAGTTCGTAGACGTATGTCTTGATACCGAGAACATCGTCGGCCCCCACCTGCTGTGCCTGATCCATAATCCGCTTTAGGGACTGTTCACGGGCCCCATAGATCATCTGAGTCTCGGTGGTGATCTCGCCTCTGATCATGTTCTTGAGGGTTGCCCTAATCCCGCCGATGACGCCGAGAGAGTAGACTGATGTCCCGAGGACGAGCTGAATCGGCATGTAGCCCATATTGACGACGTTCCACATCTCCTCGGCTGTCAGGTCGCTGGTTACGACCCCGCCGATAGAGCGCTGACCAATACCGTACTGGGAGACGGCCTGGTGGTTAACGGCCGTACCTGTCATGACCATCTCTTGGACTTCTGGTGTCTCGAATGGCTGGATGGAAGTGCGGATACCGACGACAGAGTTTGCACCTGCTTCACGCGCCTCATTGGCAATGCGCTCGATCGCCCGCTGGCGGGTCGTGTTAAAGACGTTACTGTACTGGGTCACCTCACCCTTGGCGAGGGTTCTCAGTTCGCCGAAAAAGTTCCGGCCGATACCGATGGCGTAGGCTACGTTACCGAAAACAAAAGAGATAGGAGCGAAACCGGCGTCCATCATACAGTAGAGCTCCTGTCCGTCGGCTGACGATGTGAAGGCCCCATTAGTCACTTGGCCGTCGCTTCGATGAAGGGCTGAGCCGATCGATAGAAACTCGATATGCCTTCCCTGGAACAGAAGGTCGTTGGTGACTCCGGTAACACCGCAGCCTTGATACTGCGCGACCTCACTCTCGACTCGCCCAAAGGCTCGCTTACGTCCTTCCTGGATCATGCTGGTGATCGAGGTTAATTCACCACCTATGGCTGCCTTAAACTCGCTGTGAAGCCCACCAGTAATGCCCATCGAAAAGACACTATTGCCGACAATGATATTACCTGGCCGGTAGCCAAGGAGAGCGGCGCAGTACATCTCGTTACCTGAGAGTCCGGACAGAGCTGGTGGTCGACTGGCTGGCGTCGGTGCCTGAGTTGGGTCCTGGTACTGTTGATCGTCCATGATGTCCTCGCCCACCTTATCTTATTGCTTCTATTGTAACGTATTCTTTAAAACGAAACGAGGCAGCCGAGTATTACTAGGCTACATTATTGACGATATGTTTTGTTTATTATAGTTTAATACCAATGAGCAGAGAGCAAGTAGACGACCTTTTTCTGAAGACTAAAGATGCCGAAGAGCAAGCTATTGAGGGTGCCAGCAGACGAATCGGTATTACGGCGATATTAGGTGCGGCCTGCGCCTATCTTATGACCCAAGCTAGTTTTCTCAGTCACGAGCTTCAAGATAAGATCCCAAGCGGAGTCATCGAGATGGTCGGGGCAGGACTTGGTGGTCTGGCCGTTCTAACTGCGATTGGTGCAGGGCGTGAGACAATGCGAGCCATATCCCTCTCTCGCAGAGGGGCAGGTATTATGATGGTCATAGCCGACAGGATGTACGATGAAACAGATGGCACGGCTGCTCCTGATACTCGGCGTCGCAAGGTTACACAATCGTAGCATGAAGTTTGCTTAATTGAGGAGGAAGATGGAATGGGACGACGAGAAAGAGACGAAGATCCTGAAAGACTGCTTGCTCAATATGAGAGAGATTTTGGGAATCAGATGCTAAATAAAAGGTTTGGTTGGTTGGCCCTCAATGGTCTAGTGGCAATTGGCCTTGTCGGCTCTCGGGAAGATATTTACGGCCTGATAGGTAACGGTATTCCGCAACAGATCGGGCTATGGGCTGTTACAGCTGGCCTACTTGCTAATCTGGTCCGCATGGGTTTCAAGTCGCGCAGGGAGGCGATGGAGTCTGCGGTGAACTACTACACTGTTGAGGAACAGGGTCGTCAGCGTGGTCCAGAGGGTGAACCTGGCGACGGTATCCCCCGCGGCCCAGATCAACAGTAGACCAAGCGGTTAGGAGCCAGGGCTTTCTGTCGGCTTGATGTGGAGTTTTTCTTTGGCGTGAAAGCCAAGGACGAGCAGGAATAGCCCTCCCAGAAAGACGATAAAGATAGCCCGATCGATCACATTAGCGGCCACGATGTTGGCGCTCGTAATATGGTGCAGTTTCTCACTGAAGATAAGGAACGACTCACGGATACCGATAGCGCCAGGGGTCAGGGCGACAAAAAGGGCGAAGTTAGCAGCTCCCGTATATGTAATTGCCTGATGAAGGCTGATATGGCTATTAACACTGTGAAGCTCGCTGAAGTAGATGGCAACTTGGATGATGGCTTGGAGGACGGTAGCCAACCCTACGTATGAGAGAGTGCTCCAGTTGATTGCTACCTCGCCTTCCTTCATCTTGGAACGACTGTGGTAGATAAACAACACTAGGCAACTCAATCCGCCAATAGCAATTGTTGCCAGCAGAGTCTGCCACCACGGCCGGCTTCCCGTAAGAAGCATGAGCCCGCTCACAAGAGCGTAACAGGCGTAATAGATAAGTGTGGCAAAGATATAACTCCTAACACGAATCTTGTACTTCTGCTTCAAGTAGACGGCTCGTACAGCCGGACCACCCTGTCCCGGGATGAAGAAGTTAACCAGAGAGGAATACGCGTTCAATAGAAAGTTCTCACCCGTAGGCAGTCGCTTACCGCATACTCTGGCACTTGCCTGGAGGATGAGGGCAAGTGCGCTAAACCAAAGAACGTAGAGAAACAGTAGCCAGACCACAACAAGAGGTCGAGTATGTCTGAGTTTTGTTAGTAAGTAACTATGATGGTCTAGATAGTAAGCGAATACGGCAACCGTCAAGAGAGTGAGGACAACGCTGATAACGAGGCGAAGACGTTTATTCATAGCTTGATAGAATCTCGCATGCTCTTGTATTATAGCCTACAGCTAAGGAGGTGTGCGGTTCAGCGTTTCATCAGATACTACCGTATAATGATCTATGTCTGATATGAAAGAACAACTGAAACGCGTCAAGCCGATCCTGACCTCGCGACTCTTCTTCCGAATAACGCTGATATTCTTTATCTTCGAATCAGTCTGGATTGCCTTATCTGCCGTTTACCCCCAGGCATTTGATGAGAATTTCCATTTCGGTATTATTCAGATCTACTCACACTACTGGCTGCCATTTCTGAAACACCAGCCAACAGGGGCAGACGCCTATGGAGCTGTCCTCAGGGATCCTTCCTACTTCTTCCAGTATCTGATGAGCTTCCCCTATCGTATAATCGCATTCTTTGTTCATGGCCAGATGGGCCAAGTCATTCTGCTCAGGCTGATCGATGTAGGGTTCTTCGCTATGGGTATCGTCCTCTTCAGGCGGGTTCTTCTCTACGCCAAGACCTCGCTAGCGTTAACCAACCTCTGTATGCTTCTCTTTGTCCTGATCCCAATCGTTCCACAGCTGGCTGCCCACATTAATTACGATGATATGCTCTTCCCATTGGTCGGTTGGGCCTGTCTGCTAACCTTTCAGTGGATCGATGAGATTCGAGCTCGCAAGCCGTCTATCCGAACACTGCTGACGCTGGCAACTGTCTGTATCTTCGCCAGTATAGTTAAATACGCTTTCTTGCCTATCTTTGTTGGCATCATCCTCTTCACGGCCATTATTGTCTTCCAGACGTACCGCAAAGAAGTTTCAGGCCTGTTTAAGAGCTTATGGCAGAGCTGGAGAGTGCTCGCACTCTATATTAAGGCCGCCCTCATCACTCTCTTTGTCATCGGCGTTGGTCTCTTTGCTCAGAGAGATCTCTACAATCTATATAGATATCACGCTATTACCCCTGACTGCCAGGCAGTTCTGACTATTAAACAGTGCCACCAATACGGTCCGTGGGCCCGTAACTATGATACCCATCAGGATGTTCTCAAAAAGAAAGCCGAGGGCAAGATAAAGTATGACAATCCTATCAAGTATCTCGGCCTCTGGAGCTATTGGATGTGGTTTAGGTCATTCTTCGCCGTCAGTGGTCCGGCCAGCAACTACGCCAACTACCCACCCTTACCCCTGCCTGCCGCTACCGCAGCCCTGATTGGACTGAGCGGTATCTCTGCCGTCTTTGTATGGCGCCGACAGATACTCCACAGCAACCCGTACATTCTCTTCTTCTTTCTAGCTAGCGGAGTGTATATCGTCTCGCTACTCATCGATGGGTATGCCCAGTACCGCTATACAGACGAATTGGTTACTATGAACGGACGTTACCTGCTGCCAGTTCTTCTCTTTATGTGCGCCATTATAGGCAGGGCATTCAGCCTAGCCCTCCGCAAAAAACCGGCCTACTGGAAAGCTGCGATCGCTGTCATAGTAGTCCTGCTCTTCTTGCAAGGTGGTGGCTTCCTAACGTTTCTGACCCGCAGCGATGCAAGCTGGGATTGGGATAACCCCGTCGTCGTCAAAGTTAATAATGCTGCTCGGGCAGCAACCAAACCGGTTCTTTTTAAAGGCAGCAGGTATTACCCGGGTAAAGAGTGGGTTTTTAACTAAGACTTTTTGGCCTGCGCTGACTGTATTTTCTTCAGAAGCTCGAGGGCGTCTTCCTGAAGTTTTCGGTTGATACGTATGAGATCTGCGATGATTCCAAGTGTATAGGATATGAAAGCCGCCATTAGAACAACGCCTCCCGCGATAAGTGATTGCAAGTGGTGGCTACCATAGACTGAACCAGGCTTCTGAGTTAGCGATAGCCAGGCAAAATGAGCAAACGGTACTAGGCCGATGATGAGCAGTATCGTTCCCATAGTTATAAAGACTGTGTATGGCTTGTACATGATGAACGATCTGATGATGGTTGGGGCCGATCGTCGGATATGCTGCCACGATGACTTAAACTGACGCGAATCGCGAAGCTTCGGGTTGGTCTTTATAGGCATAATGACGATGGCTTGCTTCTTGCGTGAGGCCTGGATCGTTGTTTCGGTGGCCCAGCTGTATTCAGCAATTGGATTGAGATCAATCGCAGCTTGTTTTGAATATGCCCTAAAACCACTAATGGCATCGGGGACTTTTGAGCCAGCCGCTGCGTTAACGACCGCTGTCCCTACTCTCTCCAGAATCTTCTTCGTTGGTGAAAAGTGCTCGATTGTATGAGTCTGCCTATCTCCGATTACCACATCTGCTTTCCCGTCCAAGATAGGCTTAACGAGGTCCGGTATCCGCTCCTGAGGGTACTGGTTGTCCCCTTCTGTCAGCACAATAATATCCGCTCCAAGGGCCAGTGACTGCTTAATGCCGTCGGCGAATGAGATACTTAGCCCTTGATTTTTGGCATGCCGAAGAATGTGGTCGACGCCAAACTTTTTAGCGACCTCTAATGTCTTATCTGTCGATCCGTCGTCTATAAGGAGAGTTTCGATCTTATCGATTCCTTCAATCTTTTTAGGGAGTCCTTTAAGAACGAGCGGCAGTGTTTTTTCTTCGTTCAGACACGGGATCATTATGACTAACTTCACGATCGGTCTCCTCGTCACTTCGTCTATCTCCGTTAGTATACAGTATTAGACAACATATTCCTGAGTATAAGTTGATAGATGGTTGCGTTCTAGTGAGATCTATGGTGCTCGATTTTCTTCACTAAATAATCAGATCGTGCCTTTATGTGGGTATGGTATGTGTATTTTGGTCTTTACCTCTGGTAATTTGACAAAATTATGCTATAGTCAATAAAAAGAAGTCGTTGTCAATTCGGAAGCGACGACGGTGGGTGTTATTTAAAGCTGGCATATGGAAACTAAACGACTCCGGACCATCCTCTATGTAAGTGTCTGCATCGTCTTTCTGGCAGTTGCATCATTCGGCGTTCTCGACAGAGAACATATTAGGAACCAGCTCAACGACTGGAAGCTCCTACCACAACCCGAGAGGTTGACAGAACTCTACTTCAGCAACCCAAATAGCCTGCCGTCAACCTATAAAGCCAATCAGACACAGAACATTGCTTTTACAACTCATAACCTCGAGTATCACCGTGAAGATTATCACTATACGATCACTGAAACCGGGGCTGATCATAAAAGCTCAGTGCTAGGTTCAGGCGCTTTTGAGCTGGCTCAGAACCAATACGAGCATAAATCCCAGCCCGTGAGCCTTACCGATCTCGGGAGCCGGGTACAAGTGACGATCAGCCTGACTAATTTTAACGAGTCAGTTGATTACTTGCTAAACAGGAGCGGATCATGAGTCCGCAGAATCGTAAACTGGTCTCTGTTATTATCCCCTGTTACAACGAGGCTGGAAGCATCAAGAAGGTGGTCCGCGACTTTCATAAAAGCGAACTTACGAACGCCGCGTTCGATTTCGATATTATTGTTATAGACAACGCATCTACTGACGGTACGGCTGATAAAGCACGAGAGACTGACGCGAGAGTCATTAGCGAGCCCAAGAAAGGCAAAGGTAGGGCTATTAGAGCAGGGTTTAATAACATTCATCCCCGTGCAAGTTACGTCGTTATGATTGACGGTGATGACACATACCGTCCGGAAGAAGTCTTACGTTTACTTGAACCGCTGCACCATGGTTTCTGCGATGCAGTTGTTGGTTCGCGACTGAGTGGCAAGATCCATAATAATAGCATGACCTTTCTGAACAGATTTGGTAACTGGACTTTCACCCACATGGTTCGCTACTTCTATAGTGGGGCCAACGTAACAGATGTACTAAGTGGTTATTTTGCTTGGAAGCGAAAAACAATTGACGAACTTGTCCCACATCTTAAGGCCCCCCATTTTGCTATAGAGATGGAAATGATAACGAAGATGGCGAAGATGGGGTATGAGGTCTACTCGGTGCCGATCACCTATAACCAAAGACTGGGCGAAGCAAACCTTAGACCTTTTGGTGATGGTTTCCCGATCCTCATAATGTTTTTGAAGAACTTGCATTGGAAACATCGCGTTAATACGGAAGATGGGTTGGTAGAGGAAGAAGTGTGAAGATAGTATTTGTTTCCGACACCATCTACCCACATATGCATGGCGGCAAAGAAAAACGCCTTTATGAGCTAAGCACGCGTCTAGCGAAGCATGGGCACGACATCCATATCTACACGATGCATTGGTGGGATGATGCCGCGAAGACTCACCACGAAAGTGGTGTTACCTTACATGCTATTTGCAAGAAGTACGAGATGTACAACGGCGACAGGCGCTCAATCAAAGAGGGTATTATGTTTGGTCTTGCTTGCTTCAAATTGTTTGGGGTTAAATTTGATGTACTCGATGTCGACCACATGCCCTTTTTCCCTATACTGACCGCATGGGTTGTCTGTACGGTGAGGCATAAAAGGTTTTACGGAACATGGCATGAAGCACTTACTCGTAAAGAGTGGGTCGACTACATGGGTGTTGGGGGAAATATAGCAGCGATCATTGAGCGTATATGTATTCGCCTCCCCTACTCCGTTATAGCTGCCTCTAGGTTAACCGAAGGGCGCGTTAAGATCATACTGGGAAGATCTAATCGTATTAGTATGATTCCTTCTGGCATTGATAGCCATTCGATGGAAACCATTACTCCCGCTCGCAAAAGAGTTGATGTGTTGGCTGTAAGTCGTCTCGTCAAGGACAAGAACGTCGATGTGCTTATTAGGGCAGTCGCGCTTCTTAAAGAAGAAAGGCCAAACATTTCCTGTGTCATCATTGGACACGGTCCCGAGAGACAGCGTATTGCCCGTTTGATTACAAAACATAGTTTAAAAAAGAATGTAACAGTGCTCGAGAAACTTCCCAGTGTTTATCCGTATATGAAGGCTGCAAATGTTTTTTGCTCACCTTCCTCACGGGAAGGCTTTGGGATTGTCACGCTTGAGGCCTTGGCGTGCAATACCCCTGTCGTGACTGTTGCCGAACCCACTAACGCTGCCTCAATGCTTATAAAACCAGGTAAAAATGGATCCGTAGTAGCTCTCGACGAGAAAGATTTGGCTGGTGCAATCGGATACTGGCTCCATGAAAGCAAGTCAGCAGAGATCTCCAAGACCGTATCAAGGTATGATTGGGAAGTTTTGGTTAAGAAACAGCATAAGGTCTACGCATCATGAAAATAATGGTTGTGACACCCTATTTTTCACCAAAAATTGGTGGACTCGAAAGCTATGCTTTAAATCTCTCGCAGGAACTAAAGGCCCAGGGGAATGAAGTCTTTATAGTGACCTCAAATCATTTAGCGCAAAAAAGGGCAGAAGAAACGATCCAGGGACTTCGAGTAACGAGACTGCCTGTGCTCTTCAATCTTTGGAATACGCCTGTTAACCCGCTTTGGTATTTTAGTTTACGGAAGATTATCAAGCGGGAGAAGCCAGATATTATCAACGCCCACTCTCCTGTTCCGTTCATGGCGGATATGG
It encodes:
- a CDS encoding NUDIX domain-containing protein — translated: MNHPIPVVTCTIYRGDKFLVIRRWDGAKKFGGHWGFPGGKVDPDETIAGALKREVFEETSLELEDKFLLIDSYYYEGSLGLHFAVYATSEDVHCLEGYEYRWLSSLDELQKLKRIPGIDYHIVKGTELLKQQGPFLSLKAVDYVPEKYIN
- the ddlA gene encoding D-alanine--D-alanine ligase — translated: MTDNTQSSKQKVRVGIFFGGQSAEHEVSLQSAKNVVEALDKAKFEPVLIGIDKQGQWHLQDSFKLLEEGRTFDRTALETKGSDGVVTFLPGSQTRELVDSGSGRHDKPIDVAFPVLHGPRGEDGTIQGFFELANVPYVGSGVLGSAVGMDKDVMKRLLRDASVPITDFVALHDVDRHEIDLDGLIDRFGLPMFVKPANMGSSIGVSRATDKATLQKAIDDAFQFDQKILIEKTIEGDEIECSVLGNEKPRASTVGRVIPKDNFYSYDAKYLDDEAAKLEIPAKIPEAVVKKAQKTAVEAFKVLGCEGMARVDMFATKDGQILVNEVNTIPGFTMISMYPKLWEASGLSYSDLITELINLAIERFKKRNSLKKSLH
- a CDS encoding heavy metal-binding domain-containing protein, producing MGEDIMDDQQYQDPTQAPTPASRPPALSGLSGNEMYCAALLGYRPGNIIVGNSVFSMGITGGLHSEFKAAIGGELTSITSMIQEGRKRAFGRVESEVAQYQGCGVTGVTNDLLFQGRHIEFLSIGSALHRSDGQVTNGAFTSSADGQELYCMMDAGFAPISFVFGNVAYAIGIGRNFFGELRTLAKGEVTQYSNVFNTTRQRAIERIANEAREAGANSVVGIRTSIQPFETPEVQEMVMTGTAVNHQAVSQYGIGQRSIGGVVTSDLTAEEMWNVVNMGYMPIQLVLGTSVYSLGVIGGIRATLKNMIRGEITTETQMIYGAREQSLKRIMDQAQQVGADDVLGIKTYVYELGTNLLEFLAIGTAVKRIDGLTTRSQQLPPQAIIRDKDTFVNTAQTDISTALNNQQQNPSPQTPPSTNPQQAQPQQQQRPW
- a CDS encoding lysylphosphatidylglycerol synthase transmembrane domain-containing protein, with protein sequence MNKRLRLVISVVLTLLTVAVFAYYLDHHSYLLTKLRHTRPLVVVWLLFLYVLWFSALALILQASARVCGKRLPTGENFLLNAYSSLVNFFIPGQGGPAVRAVYLKQKYKIRVRSYIFATLIYYACYALVSGLMLLTGSRPWWQTLLATIAIGGLSCLVLFIYHSRSKMKEGEVAINWSTLSYVGLATVLQAIIQVAIYFSELHSVNSHISLHQAITYTGAANFALFVALTPGAIGIRESFLIFSEKLHHITSANIVAANVIDRAIFIVFLGGLFLLVLGFHAKEKLHIKPTESPGS
- a CDS encoding glycosyltransferase family 2 protein, with the translated sequence MKLVIMIPCLNEEKTLPLVLKGLPKKIEGIDKIETLLIDDGSTDKTLEVAKKFGVDHILRHAKNQGLSISFADGIKQSLALGADIIVLTEGDNQYPQERIPDLVKPILDGKADVVIGDRQTHTIEHFSPTKKILERVGTAVVNAAAGSKVPDAISGFRAYSKQAAIDLNPIAEYSWATETTIQASRKKQAIVIMPIKTNPKLRDSRQFKSSWQHIRRSAPTIIRSFIMYKPYTVFITMGTILLIIGLVPFAHFAWLSLTQKPGSVYGSHHLQSLIAGGVVLMAAFISYTLGIIADLIRINRKLQEDALELLKKIQSAQAKKS
- a CDS encoding glycosyltransferase family 2 protein; protein product: MSPQNRKLVSVIIPCYNEAGSIKKVVRDFHKSELTNAAFDFDIIVIDNASTDGTADKARETDARVISEPKKGKGRAIRAGFNNIHPRASYVVMIDGDDTYRPEEVLRLLEPLHHGFCDAVVGSRLSGKIHNNSMTFLNRFGNWTFTHMVRYFYSGANVTDVLSGYFAWKRKTIDELVPHLKAPHFAIEMEMITKMAKMGYEVYSVPITYNQRLGEANLRPFGDGFPILIMFLKNLHWKHRVNTEDGLVEEEV
- a CDS encoding glycosyltransferase family 4 protein, with amino-acid sequence MKIVFVSDTIYPHMHGGKEKRLYELSTRLAKHGHDIHIYTMHWWDDAAKTHHESGVTLHAICKKYEMYNGDRRSIKEGIMFGLACFKLFGVKFDVLDVDHMPFFPILTAWVVCTVRHKRFYGTWHEALTRKEWVDYMGVGGNIAAIIERICIRLPYSVIAASRLTEGRVKIILGRSNRISMIPSGIDSHSMETITPARKRVDVLAVSRLVKDKNVDVLIRAVALLKEERPNISCVIIGHGPERQRIARLITKHSLKKNVTVLEKLPSVYPYMKAANVFCSPSSREGFGIVTLEALACNTPVVTVAEPTNAASMLIKPGKNGSVVALDEKDLAGAIGYWLHESKSAEISKTVSRYDWEVLVKKQHKVYAS